The DNA sequence TAACAATGTCCAGGGAAACTGTGATAAATAGGAAGACTGAATTACATAGCttgagaaaaaatttttttccagtaaTTTTTGTTGATCAAAATTTTTAACACGTGTTAATATTGTTGAAATAGTAGTAAACAGACTTTCTGTATATTAAGAAGTGAATTGAGGTTTTGAGGCATTAAGTCTTCTTCAAGTTCataaaatacatatttttGATGGCTATATATCTCTTAACAAATTGTTAGATATTTTGTTGGATGTGAGCAGTCTGATTGAAAAAAGGTCAAATTGTCAAACAGTGTATAAGGGTCACCAATCAAGGAATTAATGACGTAGGACTGGGCTTTGCTTCGCTTATCAAAATTGAAGGGGCGTCTTAGGAATTGGCACCTTACACTTACTCTTAATTGGGAACAAAATGTGGTACATCCCTGTACAaggttgcaaaaaaaaaaagtttaaccCAATGGTTTGGATGATTGCAACCTTTACTTCGTATgagattttaattttatttatactTGAGCACTACAAACATGCACATGATGCCTATTTTTCATTCATAGTCACGTTCACATCTTTAAATGTTCTGAGGATCTGTGAGTTAAGATATCTTCTACGCTTTTTTACGCTGTGACTTTTGGAATGATTTTAACTGAATTTTCCTTCTATACAAGTTGGCACAAATCTTTACTTTGACATCTGCGCCATCTTTGCTCGCTCTaagcaatgaaaacaatcttttcaatcaaggttaaACAATCTTTGTTCTCCTAGAAATTTTATCTTGGTAATAATCTATTAAAGTTGCTCAACAAATCATCCcttatttcaattttaattgtttaaGTGGAAATTTCCTTTACTTTTTCCAATTtaggtttcttttcttttttctttttttttcaaaagctaATCTAATAAACTAAGGCTGTATATGCACTGATGCGTGAAAACGTGAGCAATGGCGGGAAGCACTGTTGAGAATGGcgttcatttgtttttttaggtTTCAAATTAGCGCGAATTTGTTTCACAAACCTCGTAGCGAAGTGGTTCATAGGTTGAGGataagtttttaattttttggtgTAAATTAAACTGAGAATGTTAGTAATGTCGACAGTCCTGTGTTTAATTTGATGTGCAGGAATGAAACTAGATTGCGTAAGCTCTACCTCTCTGACGAAGGTCGGTATCActgacaaaaatgtttttcctcAGAGCTTTTAGATAAAGTATAAGAAGACTAAACGAATAACAAAAGTCAGTCTATTGCTTCAATGCGTTAGGCAAAGAAGCAGGACAACACGAGCGCGAAACTTCTGGAACCCGCTACTTGATGAGCAacgaaaaaagggaaaaacgaggcttcctttttcttctctttagAAAGGTTTTATCGCCTTAACGGTAGAAAAATTCagatttgttttaaatttatttctcgCAAATGGTTTATCACggcgcgacattttttttacacagCCCCGCGACATGTTGCAGTTCCACGTGTAACtaaattctatgaaaaaaaatcgttccaaaatatgttttttcCGAAAAACCTTGCTATAAAGTGAAAGCTTTTTAGCGAAAGACAACTGATTAATTGTTGAAggcatattgaaaataaaacttcaCAAGCGTACAAAGTTGTATTTATGATAACTCGTAGGGCTGGCGTGTCGCGTACTCTTGCAACGTAAGAGGGAACACTAACCTTAAATGTCGTGTGCCTTCTTGAATCCTACTTTTGTTGTGCTTAATGTCCTGCTTGTTAATTTTCCGAGGGAATAACTTCGAACGAAACGGAGCAAAAAATTTAACTTCTCCTTCCCGTGGTTGagcttgctttgaaaaaaattccgCCTTACAGCACTGCACTCGTCGTGTGCACGAGCTGTCAGTTAAAACCACGTGGGCCAGATACTGTCAACAGATTGGTTCGTTGATGGTAAACATCCTTGGTCTGATTGCAGTTGGCGGGAAAAGTGGCGGGAACGGTTGGCTGCTGCCGCTTCCAAATTTGTCAGGAATTTTGTCGTAAGgcaagatgttttttttttttggtcaataAAAACATCAAACCTCTTCAGCTTTTTTCTTAATCTTATgcggccaaaaaaaataagccaccggaaaaaaaaaagtacacaaaaatcattctacgttgtgtcggaTTCCGcttccatttttttcaaaaacatcaTGCTGGAACAGATTTTAACTTGTACCTTTATAACCAAAGAAAGAGCGTAATTTAAGCGAGAAAAGAGAAGAGGTAATTTATTTCAACCAGAACACCGTCTTCCGTCGCGCATAAACAATTAGTGTTGATATTGCTTTGATATGGAAAAAGCCGGCATGGAATAagcaattcaaaatttaagGGAAACAGACCGACACGGACGTAACTTTTGCTGCTCGTTTTCAATGAGGAATAATGCGCAACTTTGGGAAACATGGGAAACGGGAGGGGTAAACCAACTACATTGAACAAACCCCGCTGTTTGAGTTTTAGGCCATGAAGGCCAATGAGGAAgattttcattgattttaattCTTGCGTTATGTACATATTTCTTTTATTCCGCTGGTCCAGTTGAATGCTGTCAGTCTGAGTTCGTCGCAATTCTTGACTTTTTTTACGTGAGTTTGCcctgtatatatatagacaTTATTGTCCAAGCTCAAGGTCAAAATGGTTGGAAGTTGGCGAAGTTCTCTTTTTTGAGTTTtcatggaccgagacgaagtcgaggtctaCAAAAACGCAAGAAGAGAACTACCTTGGTCAATAAAGGATTTATTATAGAGCACAAGGAACACTGAGAAAATGATCGTCgtacttgtttgttttagaGTACCGAAAAGGAAGCCAGTTGTATGCCAAAGTGATGCCGCGTTTTGGTTTTCTCGTTGTCTAGTTCCATCCCAAcagagaaataaaagaaaatcttaAATGAGAACGAATTGTGGTCATTAGAATTTCAGTGTGGGGAAAATTGTGTGTTTTTAATCCTTTAacaagtaaaagtaaacatttttatgaattgcttatttaaaaaaaagctaGAGTTTCAAGAGGTTTCATGaagtggaaagaaaatttttgtcTGGACGACACAGCTGTCTCCAAAgcctttctcatggtgagatCCATTTCGTCTGAAATCTTTATAAGGAGCTTCCAGTTTAAGATTTTGAATGATATCACTTTCACTATCGTTTAGCTAAGATAGGCTATGTCAGGAACCGATCAGATCTGATGGGCCCCTGGCTATGTCCTAAACGACCTTTGTACTTGAATCAGAAACTTTATGAGTCTTCTTTCACCAGCCGAGTCTGGAATGATTTTGCATCCTTTTGATTTCTGGTTTCTGGCAAACGCGTGGACCTCACGCTACAAGATGTGTTGTTAGGTAAATTAGACGCAGAAATagatttgttgaatttttttattacactTATTAAACTACATATTTGGATAAGTAATAAACATATGGCGTAACTCCTAATCTACGTGCTTTTAAGGATATTGTTAAGGCTAAATTCAGAACGGAGAAATATATAGCTATGAAAAATGATACAGAACGTCATTTTCAGGCTAGCTGGCAACTTTACATAAATAGTTCATTAGATACTTAATTAAAACATTTAATTACTTTCATTAACGTGACAtgtaaaattataaatatcagtAATGCTAGGTGTTATTGTTAATGTGATGTAATTGTGTGTGAACCATAAAGTCTGAAATAAAGgtggagaaatgaaaaaaaaaataaatagaaaaaagaaaatcttttaccgtcacagaaaatattttgcggaaaaaaaatttcgtgaAGCCACCTATACTTCGGCGAAATGTAATTTCGGGAGCAAAACGGGCAATCCCGAGCGGGCAGCATTGCTTCATCtagcccgctcgggtagccaaccACAGCGAAGGATTTGGTTCGTCTTTCCCGCTCGCGGAGCATGCCATGTAGCCcaatataattaacaattattcctcaaggcCGAATGgactatgagtcaatagcccatgaggccgaaggccgaatgggctattgactcttagtctatgagggcgagaggaataattgttttagtaaaatccaactagttggtcaaaaaaatatcgagactaaacatttttcgcaagttaaagctggacaccaatccttttttgctgccaaaacattacaaatttcgctactagtgggctataacatatagcctactagtagctcaaccaatcagagcgcagcattgataatagaccactagttggactTTACTAAATGTGTTTAGCCCTGTATAGCTATGTGTAGCTGTGAAGTGCCATGCATAGTTGTGTATAGCTGTAGTCCTGTGTAACCGTGTAGTGCCCTTTAAAGTGTGTACAGTATAGGTGGGATATAACATGTAAAAGTATATAGTCATGCATTACATGTTCTGACCCAATATGTgtcccccccccaccccccataAACCAACTACCTACCATTTTACTCCTTGACAGAAGCTACCAGGgaaaattttgttgaaatcaaataaagtTCGCAATTTCATTTAGTTTTGGGACAAGTTTAGGATTATCAGTCTGAGACTCTCTATAATGGAAGGTTTCAAGGGTCCTTcctatatttaacaattattcctcaagcccgaatgggctatgagtcaatagcccatgaggccgaaggccgaatgggctattgactcagaggccatgaggctagttggtcaaaaaaatatcaagactaaacatcttttcgcaggttttaccgccaaaacattacaaatatggaggtgcttttcgctactagtgggctataacatatagcctactagtagctcaaccaatcagaacgcagcattgatgatagaccactagttggattttactaaaatgcAATATTTCTGTATGATTTCTATTGTGACTATTTACCACCAGCCTTCTCCAATTATTTCACACCTGTCAATAAACGGCACAAGTATAATACAAGACTTGCTTCCAGGTTTCCCTATACTCTTCCTCTCATAAGGACACGTTATGGTAAATtcaatatttaatttaaaggtgcaaaaatttggaattCATTAAGTGAAGAAATAAAATCCCTCCACAGATTAGCTTTCAAGAAAACCCTAAAAGAGGAAATCATACAGTCGTATTGACATATCATATCTcattggtttctttttctttacaatAGTTAATCCATAAATGCATAGTAAATAGGGTTATTATCGTTTCTCACTGTTTCTTGTATTGTAACATCATTAGTTTTTTAAGaatcattgtttctttttattttttttttctttgcttgttttttttttcttcttaccCTGACTGTAAGTTAGTTTGTTGTAGAATATTGTATAATCTTTATAAACACTTCTATCTTTAGGTTACTTTTGCTTCATATTTAATATACACGACCGCAGTTTTTTCCTCTATTGTATTTCATATATAGCTGCCTAATTTTTTTAGCCGTTATGGTTGTTATAGGCAACTAAATACCTTATTTATAAGTTACATAACTAGTGtgtatgatttttttctttgtgatataaataaatgttgttgttgttaatgtagttgttgttgcttattACCGATACCGAAGACCATGTGCAGGGCCGCTTTTGTTGGCACTCTTCCGTCGTCTACAGAGCTAATTTATTGGCAATCTTGATAATGATTTTGAAAGGTTTTAAAAGAACTATCCGCAAATATCTGGAAAAAGTTCTCAACAACGAACTAAAAATCTCCatcatcaagaaaatggcACGAGTAAAGACTTTAAAGACCATTATGTACTTAACTGAGACGTCACGCAGATATTTTTCCGCAAATACTGTTTGGTAAAACTTCAGATTTAGAAAACTTGCGCATACGTTGACAAAATACCCAGAACACCTGATTACCTTGAAGAGAAAACGTGATAACAGAATCTCTGGACGTGGAGCCAGAACGTCCTACGGTTCGATGTTCCCCGAGGTTTCGGCCCCGTGACCGCTTTTGGGAGCTAAGTTTCAGGTACGTGTTGCCAGGCAGGACGGGAAAGAAATTTCGGCCCCTACGCCATATTTGACAGAGCCCTTTCGTCCACTAAGCTGCTAATAACAGGAATTCATATGTATATCTTGAATAGAGTTCCAGTAATTTCTTTCATGTGGTTCGTCCAAGTATGAATTCGTACGGTGTACATTTGACAACTGCGCATGCACTTTTGCAGAAACTCTCATCTGAAGGTTCAGAGTAATTATTAAAGTCATTTTGTCTTCTATGTAGTACGTGCTAGTGCATACTGACACAAAACACAGCATATGCTGAAGAAATGAAATCGTCAATTATGATCTCGTGTCATCCAGATGTGTTATAGTTatcctttttgtttgtttagaaaggaaataattaaaagaaagaaaaatagctcAACTGTAAGGAGCACACGACGCCCATAGCACGCATCCGTTTCGGACTCagttcaaataaacaaaaaaaaagcctaaCACTGCTGGGGCCGCGAAGACAATTTGTAAGTGGTAGAGCTAAAAAAGTCTGGTCAATACAAACAAGCATTATTTTATTCTGAAGCCCTAAAAAATTATTCCAAGCAAAAAAGTATTAGGGCTAAGGCCCAACCAATCAGCCCTTCCTCCCCCCCCCGCCCCCCCACCCGCATACACTTTTCCTGCACTGTTGGTAATAACATGTTCATGatttcagaaatttgcatatctgCAGATACTGGCACAACAGCCTCTTTTTCAAACGAAGCTACTTAACAAGTTTACGTGCATTTTCAACAGTACATAGCAAACGAAATGTCGGGTGAAAAAGGCTAAGTTGACATCGGCACACAAGAACATGAAAACTTTTATTAGAAGCAAAGATGCCTCAAGTATATAAAATGATTACAAATAAAATCGAGACTAGTTGAACTGAATCATCTTTAAGGgcttaaacaaagaaaacgcatcaaatttttcaaaccgCTCTCAAATTTCAGCCTTATTCCTAAGACTGATTGGTTATCTTGCTTGACTCCTTTGAGTTCTACATCGACGaagacacaaacaaacaagtaaacaaAATCAAGGTAAACAACTTGATTTCTCATCAGACAAAGAGATACTGCACTTGAGGATTGTAGAAAATAAGGATTTCTCGCCCTATAAATGGGAATCTTTTCCCCTGAAAATGTTTGCACGTGGAATCCTGGGCTTCGGAATCTGGGGTTTGAATTTGGAGTCTGGAACGCAGCATGCGACCTTTTCTGGAAATGTAGAATAGAGAACGTAAAATCCACTGTGTGGAATATGAGCCAGAATAATCTTGGATTATCCTATATGGATAGGGATGATTCAATGAGATGCCGGGGTTCCCTCCCCTCCCATAAATCGCAAGCTATTAAACTACAACTGAATTATTCCTTACACTTAATCGTCTCTTTCTGTTTCGGTCTTTTTCCACAGAGCACTCTATACTGATTGATTCTCTTTTCCAACCGACCGAGTCCTTGGAATGTCTTCTTAACTCAGAGTGTGTCAATAGCAAGGGTCCAATACTTT is a window from the Acropora palmata chromosome 14, jaAcrPala1.3, whole genome shotgun sequence genome containing:
- the LOC141866300 gene encoding uncharacterized protein LOC141866300 isoform X1, producing MGNICSCQKKTFLSDSNPKFCAEKTRTTAESGPRECPSTVMVKANSTKEVTNSEIQKVAHAEVVKEYKVLSPIRKTGDTLPHISYRPNSVWGGSVHSFLAIVNQDSDAIDDLITGRKRKSQSIGPLLLTHSELRRHSKDSVGWKRESISIECSVEKDRNRKRRLSKRSHAAFQTPNSNPRFRSPGFHVQTFSGEKIPIYRARNPYFLQSSSAVSLCLMRNQVVYLDFVYLFVCVFVDVELKGVKQDNQSVLGIRLKFESGLKNLMRFLCLSP